In Quercus robur chromosome 11, dhQueRobu3.1, whole genome shotgun sequence, the sequence GGAACCCAGCATCACACAAACATCTCCTCTCTAGGGCAGGTAAATGTTATATAACTTCAACGCAGTGACCACAGTTAATTACAGAAAATATCACACAATGGAACACCACCTCAAAATATAATGGTGTGTTTGAACAAGAGTGAGGAAGACCAGCAGATTATCCTTATATGCAAACAAGATGTCCACAGCATAAAACAAAGGAAGCTTTCTGTGCAATGATGCATGACACACCCCTCAACCAAGGCCTATCTTTAAGCCTTAATAATGGAATTCAAAAAAGTACTTGCACCATCCGTACAATAACATTCTCAAGCATAACTCATGCATTGAGAACTGAAACCAGCTGCAAATTAGGTACAAGCTTTGCTTTCAAATCACTGATACAAAAACTGGGAAAACCACTATTCCATCTTCTGTCTAATACGTTACTCACCAAGACAAATGACCTATGCACTCtcaattttgggtaaaaaacagAGAAGGGGAAACCAACTTTCTATAATATCTATGTGCATACCCAAGGTCAATATACTTAGATATTTAGAGCACTGTAGTAAGGTGCCAACATATTGAACCTACCTCGATCTTGCTTGAAACAATAACACTCTAAAAACTCAATTTAGAGCACAAAATCAGAAGGTGGACCAACCTAAATGCACACTACTTACAACAAGGTTCTGAAAGTCATAAAAAGTTTTTGTCAGGTCTCACAAGAAATAAACCTATCTCCCAAAAAGTACCTAGACTATCATTGCTTGAAAGCATTACCACGCTTAGCCACTTAATGTAGCAAACTCAATCTTTTCATTCAGATCCAACTTAACCAAATGAGCAAGGTTGGTATTGTGTTTAGTTATCCCTTTTAATTTATGTGAGACTAAATGAATTTTGTTCTTAATTGTTGCCAGCCAGGAGACTAGCAAGACACATAATACAGTAGCACATAGCCCATACAAATTCCCATTGTTTTGCAGTTATACAACATCCAACACCAAATATCCAGTTTATTCTAAGAGTCCCAAAGATgagataaagaaaataaacataaacacacctGCTTTCTCTGTCCCGTTCCCTTgactctctctccctttctctttctttgagcTCCTTGTCGCGACTCTTCTCCCTTTCATCACGCTCACCCCGCTGTCTTTCTGATTCACTCCTGCTTCTACGGGAccgttctttctctctctctttgtcctTCTCATTCTCGCGGTCACGTTCCCTCCTATCTCTTTCTCGATCACGATCTCGCCCCCGCTCTTTCTCCCTATCCCTGTCTCTCTCCTTCACATTCCCATTCCTCTCCTCTCTATCCCTATCTCTCTCCTTATCCCTTTGTTCCCGCCCGCTCCTATGTCGATCCCGTTCCCCATCTCTAGACCGTGAACGGTGACGAGATGAACCCCTCTCCCTTTGTCTGTCACGATCACGATCACGTGACTCATCTTCTGATCTTGAACGCTTTGAACGCCGCTCCACATCATCATCCCTCTCATCACTCCTATGCTTCGAACTCCGACTACGCTCTTTATCACCAGACTTCTCAATTTCACCACCTCCATTAACTGCACCTTCCTTCTCTTTCCCCGGCTCAGGATTCTCAACAGTTTTCTCTAAATAATCATACGCGTCAAAATCCATCACAACCTTATCAAATAATCCCACACAAACCACACAGATAAAAGTTTATTGCACCTGATATCTGCAACCAATAGATTTacgtatcaaaatttttataactGAAAcctcaaaagccaaaaaaacaGATCATTCTAGTTGAAATAATCAATAAGTTAAATATTTCACTCCCAAATAATCCAAACAGCATACTACACacacaatgaaaaaacatcTCTCCTTTTCCCTCCATTTCTTGGCAAACAAACACATCACTTAATGCTACtacaagtataaaaaaataaaaaattcttccaCAAAATGTTTATTACCATTAATTTAGCATAAAAATCAGATCTAAGCCTTAATTTGAAtaatcaaaaataattttcaatctaACACTAgaattaattagaaaaaataacaaaccctaattaaaaaccaaaacctAGAAAGCAAAAACAGATCATTCTTAGTTGAAATACTCATCTAAgtttaaaaacaacaaaaaaattcatctaaGTTAAATATTTCACTTCCAACTTATCAAGCcatattttctctcatttttcccTCCATTTCTCAGCAAACAAACGCATCACTTAATGCTATACCTTCAAAGTAGTCAAACTAAGTTCCATTACaactacaaataaataaattaatatattcttCCACAAAATGTTTTATACCTTTAATAACCAAACATGACTTAGATACAACAACAAGCCCTAATTAATAGCCAAAAACCTAGAAAGCAAAAATCTAAGTTAAGCCACACACAAATAATCAAAACgtatttttctctcatttttccctccatttctcagcaaccaaacacatcaCTTAATACCACAAGTAAACAAATAATTCATGCTTCCACAAAATTTCTACTGCACAAAAATTGAAGCCCTGATTTCAATAATTAACCCTAATTTTTAAATCTAACCATCAACAATAACAGTGAGTAAcgaaaatgaaaacaaagagAGTAAGAGAGGGTTAGGGTTTTGGTTTGCGAAAATTACCTAAAGAGAAAAAAACCAGAACGAAACGGCGACGTAGAGGGCTCGAATCGCAGACGAAGAAGAGAGCGAGAGCGAGAGCTCAATGGAGTGTGAAGCTCAGAGAAAGCTGAAGAAAATAGGAGATTTCTCGAGGCTTAAAGCGCGAGCGACTGTAGagagactttttatttttttggtgtgtgttttGGGGGTTCTGAATTTTGTTGTATCGCTCGCTGGCTAGGGCAAGAAAGCTGAAAACGTGAGCAGCACGTGACTTTTATGTATATTCGGGTTGGGAATTGGACTGGGATTGACCCGATTGGGTTGGGCTTTGAGGACTGTGTGGAGGTTGGGTTGGACCTATAAAAATTCTTAACCAATTTATATGGATTgaaaaaacaataaactatCACTGACTCATCAATCTTTACTGGTTGAAAATATAGATAGCTTCGACTTGACGGATTGTGAGGGTTGatattcattttattaaattggacttttttttctaattcagtcataaaatataatttctaaagGGATTTCTTTAAATTATTCTCTCGAAtaaaaaataggaaagaaaaagaataacaaaataaaataaaataaaaaattgacacctAAACTTTCTAATATTAGTTATATGTTGTTTATCCCTAAATATgcatacataaaaataaaggtaaGATACTGTAAGAACCAAAAAGTTGGTAGCCCCCGGCCCAATTAGAGTAACGAGTCGTAGATTTCAAACTTGGTcttatatcaataaaatttgtaagagatgggaaagaacaacaacaatgaGCTCTCTCCGAGGACAATTATAGGGAAGAATTAGATTTGTATTCAAGTATAAATGAGCATTAAACTTTATACAAAGACTCCTGAGGAAGCAGGATTCACCTAAGAAATAATATTGTTCCCCTTTCTCTCTCAATGTGTTcttctttatctctctctccctccttttCTCGTCCCCCTTCCCTAATGCTCTATCCTTTCATTATATAGCCCTCCTCCACTGCATCCTCACCATCCATTTCTAcctaacccccccccccctcctttttcAACACTTGTTACCTTTCACATCTGAAGAAAGTGGTGGCAGGAACCTACTTAGCTATGGCCTACACTGttcaggtcacttcctcattaatgcggttaATAAAATTGTTGTCTTCCAATTAATACGGATGAAACAGGCTATGCCAGGCCTAAAGCATCCCTACTGCCCACTGTCTTCCACTCTTCCGTTCCTTACTTCCTTCTGAATGCCTCAGAGTACCACGATTCATTTCCTCCCTTCCTCAGGCAACTTCTTCCCTTGAGCTCGTGGCTTACAGCATCTTGACATCATTACTGCAACCCTTCAACCTCCTCCTCGGTCCTCGGGCCAACATTGCAATCCTTTAGCTTCTTCCTTGGTCCTCAGGTACCCACagatactattttggtccctaaattttattaaaaatttgtttttcgtccctaaactttaaaattttattttttcatccctaaaatttgtaaagtttaaggacataaatacgttattatttttaataacgaaaatgaaaaacaaattcaacCCACATGGAAAATAATAACATATGTTGACAACTAGGATCGGTTCTTGGCGGGTTCAAAAATTCAACCCACATGGAAACCTAACCTACCACTTTAAATTCACATGGGTTGGAGTGGGTCAAGCAAGTTAGTGagtaaaacaagtttttttcaTAACCCTACATGTCAGGGTCATCTCATtgtatttacaaaataaacaaaataagttcATCCAATTGCAATTGGACTTACATATTAAAATCAAGttaagtttttataataaaatggaATTTTTAATAGGCTATTGCTTTATAGAAATGTTTATTGGATTGTGTTACGTTATCGACAATCTCTTGCATTTGGTCACATCATCAATAACATCCCAATAGATTTTGTCCTGTCATCAATGAGTTCTAGCTCTAGCTCATTCAAGGACCTATCTATGCGTGTGTATATGAAGGCATGAGTTTAGGCAACCCTAATAGGAATATTTCAAATGACAAGAGTTTCCTCTTCATTAAGAACCGTTACATGTATCGTGTGTAATCTTTTTTAAACGTGAAATCACTAACAAAAATGGCTCTTACTGATGATTAAAATTCTGGAAACATACATTTTTCATAAcaactaagatgatttattATAGTTGTTACATGATAAAAAATGGTGTTAGTAATAAGCCAATGTAAAAAGTGATATTCAAATCATAATTTACTACATTAACTATGGTCGTGGGTTCgtcgaggagatcagttcttatataatTCAATCTGTTTCTCTGTTCTTGTCAACTAAGCCCACTTTATTTGTGATCCAACTCAttttaactcaattttccaacccactctctacaaattcattgttttgggctttttggacctAGGTCCATCCATCGTCTGAGCTAGGGACTCAAATTTGGTCATTACATtaacaaattgtgaaaaatgttacgTCCCCTGCATTGCTTAATAAATGGTTGTTATAGATTTTGTCTTTTATCTTTTGCTGATGATTCTCACCCAAACCACTGGATTGAATGGAAAGCATCTATCATAATATATGTAACTTTTGATCAAGTAATTGAGTGTGACTTTACGCTTAAGTTGTCACTAAAGCttcttctcaaagaaaaaaggCCTGTCACTAAAGCTCAGAATAATCTTTTTAAGACAACTAACAAGGGTATCACTTAGGAGTTAAGACACCCTATTGAAGGAGTCAAATTCAGGACCCACACATTAAGAGACTTGTGCTTTGTTCTACCACATGGACTACGTTAATTGATGACTATGTTAATTGATTAGAAATTATCAAGAGAAATCATCAACACTCAAGTCCCATGCACCACCTTGAAtgagggttaaaaaaaatgaaattatctTTTCAAAGGCAAACTCTCACATCACACTCCATAAATCCCATTGACTTGGAGAGAGAAATAAGGAGGCTGGTTTTCTCTTTACTAGTTCAGATGCATTATATTGTACCGTGCTGATTTTGATAGCTCCTGTATTCAGTCAGAAATCATGTGAGGACAAATTGCTATTTTGAGACATAAATGGCATTCATCAAGTTGTCAGTGACTGCAATAGGCTAGTCTTATTGCTCCAAGCCATGGTACTGCACTACTGCCCCTTCAAGTAGAAAAGATTCAGAAATTATGTGATGAGTCACAGAGAATCAAGCAATGCTAGACTCAAAAACTTTTCCACAGCCTTTTTCAAGTCATAAGTTGTGCTTGGAGCATTACTTTCATGTGAACTCAGCATTAACACTACTTTTAGCATGCACTAATTAAAGTAGTAGTGGAAAAATTCGTCACCTAATTATTGCAAAGAATCAgtagaaaaaatttatttaatgataGGATTGTGTGCTGGTCCTACTTCACTCCTGCCAGCTTCCTTTCCATGGTTCTTGATGATTGGATTGTTGTAGGACACCATTGTTAAGGTTATGACTTGTAAAGAGGTTCTGGTGCTCATGGTTCTTGATCTTCTGGCTTGGAACACCTCTAACCAAAATGATGATAATTCAAAGAAGTTAGAACTTAGAACACATCTAACTAAAAGGGGAATGACAAGATATATTGCCAGTGTTGGTTGGGACATAACAGGAAAGTTGTACCAAAACAAGAATATATAAAGGAATGAATCAATATTATgcaaatacattaaaataactTTTGCTGAGGCATTCCAAGTAATTGTTGTACATAACAAAAAGGCAATACAATCTTTTATTCGTCTCAAGATGACACATAAAAATCATCACCAAAACTTGTTTGACTCCGTAAGTCAAATATTTACGGAaataatcttcttttcttttcttcctatTAGTGTTTTTATTAGTATATTACACACACATCGGATAGGTCTTCAATCCATGATCTCATCTCCCACCTTGCACTTATAAGGGAATGAAGTACGGTATGAGCAAGAGCTCATTGATTCACTGAAATAATCATTATAATGGAAATACTATTTCTGCAcctttaatttggcttagatgtCATGTTTGGCATTGTATTCGAGCTCCCTCGACTAAATACTCCCCACGCCTTTTGTCCACCCTTGTCAGGCCCTGGCCTTTGGCTATCATCAGAATTCAAATTGGGCAAGTTCTCATTTGGTGAAACCCCTATTGTGCCAGGATTCCTGGCAGCATCATGAGGGTTTCCTTCCCTGCTCCTATGAACTTCTGCTGGTACACCTTGTCCCCTGGGTGTAGTTGGAGAACTAAAAATGCCATAACTAGGTGCAGGGGTACTAGGAGCACCAAGACTTGGTCCTTGCTTGGGCATGTTGTTAGGAGGAAGCTTTGAGTTTTGAAATACAGAAGTATCAGTCCCAACTTGCCTGCTTTCTGCCCCTGAAGGTGAAAATTTCACATCCACTGGGGTCTGCCTTCTTAAATTTGGAAATTGGGGTTCGAATCTCACTGAGTCCCTCATTCCTGGACTGCTATTTTCTATTGGTTTCGTAGGTGGGAACTGATTCCTTGGTTCACTTCTTTTGTGAATTTTTTCAGTCCCAGTGGAAGGCCCTTGTGGGGAGAATGGGGAGGATGGGACTTGATCTACTCTTGTAAATTCGGTTACTGGCATGGAGTGCAAAAGGTCTGAAACATTGACATTTGATGAAGGAGAAGCTGTTTCTTGTGCAGTCTTCAACTGTTTATCCGAACTGGAAGTTACTCCATTCACATCATCACCAAGACGGAATACTTCTTCAAAATTATCACCAGCATCAACAACTGACCAAGCATTCTTCTTGTCTCCAAAACTTTCATCTGGAATTTCCATGGAAGAGGGAATAGGAAGTTCAACTTCATCAGAAAGGATCTCTTCCTCAGTTTCTGAGTCATATTCAGCAGAACTCAGTTCTTCAGTGGAATCAATAGAATCGACAGCTTCTAGTGCAGTGGTGGCTACCTTAGCTCTCATATCTCCTACAACCTTCAACTTTTTCCCCCCACCTTTCTTGGGCAAGCCAAATTTGACATGCCTGACTACCACATGTGCCTCTGTCTCTCTCACCAAGGGTCCACTTTCTACAATACACACATCTTCAATCTGCAGAATGTTGTTCATAAATAAGAGTgggaaagtaaaaaagaaaacacaaaaaagtgcATATTAATGACTCAAACATGAAGCAGTAAGAAAAATCAAAGGATTTGGCCATACCAAAGCAGAGACACGAGATAGCAATCCACCCAAGTCCTGATCTTCTTTACCCATAGCCCTGCACTGTTTCAGATCCACAGAAGACAATTAACTATTATAATAGCACTTAATTGCTAATTTGGTAAACATTAGTTGAAAGAATTTGAGGACAGACACCTAAACCACATGTGCACTTCGGTAGAATAAGACAACTTTTATTGGTATATATACATGCATAAGAATGAAGAATGAGTGGATCAATGCTAGTATGTTGTTGTATCagttcttaatttctttttattccttttgcaGATAAACATTATTGTATAACTCCCTGAGCTTTGAGAATCCATTAGTTTCACACTTTGCCAATCCCCCACTccccaacaaaaaataaaccatccacacacacaaaagagaagaaagaagtggtAATTGTGTGGAAATTTTGTTTGCCTGTGATATCTAAGAAGCactttgccttttttttcttaatttggtTGAGTCAGCCTCTTCATACATCTGCAATTTAGCAAATCCatattgtatttaaaatttctGATAAAAAGGATGAATTTGTTAAGAGCCCAGAATACAGAATTTCTGAGAAGAATCTGATGATCAgtaaattttagcaaaaaaggTATGATGCATGAAACAACCAGTGAATTTGTCTCTCCTTCTAATGCCTGCAACTCAATGAAACTCTAACATTAAAGAGAAGGTGGCATAGATATCAGCATGCAAATAGCACCCAATCAGCTACAATATACCAAAATATCATTGGAGTATCTAAACATCAATAACCAGAGAATAattaaagaaatgaaagaatgtACCTTCACCCGGTAACCACGCTCCATCAGTCTTTTAATTTGATCTGCTTTCATCTTTAAGTCCTTTAGTTCCTGAAAAGAGTAGCAGTGGGTATGTTGTATCATCATGCTTTTCACTCACTCTTTTAAAATCAATGATGTAACCATAATTAGTTTATCTTTTGACCTTATATTCCTctcattttgtatttttgcatTGCATACATTTGGGTAGTTGGGTTAGTGGGTACATCTATGACCCAGCCAGGTTTTCAGAGACcaggaaaacaaaataaaaggaacacTCAAATCAtcaataacattaaaaaatggAAATGCCAGAAATCAAAGCAGATTGTTATCGATTGACAAGCACCCAAAACACAGTTGAGTTGACACATTGAGTGAAGAGAATTCAATGATCACTTCCTCGACTTGTATTGTCCATATTGTTCTCAGTTGTTCAAGCTCTTTACAAAATTGTGTTCACAGCATCAATaccattatttatttgaaaatattaaattgttGCCAgcatgtttttctttatttctgaAACAGTTAAGATGAGTTTCAGGAAGTATGTGACATGGCACAAGTAAAATAAGAAGTCAGAGTTCAAAGAAAGAACTTACAGTTTTGCCTGAGAATCGAACTTCTTTGCAGTCTCCTTTTCGCAAAGACACCTCAGACTGCATATTCAATGCATTCGAAAAAGTTAAACtattaaaacaataacaaataagatttttttttataggtaaaagtAAATGATAATATATTAACAAACAATATTTAGATGTATAGGACCAAAACTAAATCTCTTACAGTTTCTCCTATAGGAATATGAAATATTAACATAAGTGCAAGAGTCTGAGACCAACTATCTAGTATCTACATGACTGCACCAAAggctttctctctttttattccCTTGCTTCATAAATGGAAATTTAACAAATAGAACTTCTGGAACTTTTTGAACTGTACAATCATGTAGTTCCTATGactaagtttaaattttgtgaaCTGCTAACCAACCTTTCAATAATATCACCATTTTGCAAGCAGTCAAGAACCCCAGAACCATACATATACATCAACAAAAGCAtgagaaaccaaaaataaaaaaagggatgCTCTGCTCAGTTGATGTTAAGCATCAATATTTCCTCCCAAAAAGGTACTTATcatttctaaaatagtttacaATATCTTCCCAATTAATTTACAAACACTGAACTTGACAATCGAATTCCCTAGGTTCTACCAGGTGACAACTGTCAGTTGCAAAGGAGATAGGAATTGTACCAAGGAAATTGCTCGAGCTACATCTATACacaaccttatatatatagccCATATCACATTTTATGAAATGCATAATTGTAACTTACTCAGCCACTGAATTTTGAATCTTTAAGCAAAGTATTGTGCAAAACAAATACAATGtacaaaactgaaaatttgtGGATAGCAATCAGAAGAATctggttaaaaaataataatctggTCCAAAGGGCCCTACGTTGATGATGTTCTACGTCATAAAAAAAACTGGTCAAAACAATGGATGATTATCTATTGCTCCAAAGcttccaaaaattttaaaatgcaaaacattaGTCAAGGTGATGACAACTAGATTTTGGGACCTTCAGATATATCATTATAAATCAACTTGCAATAGGAAGTTTGGAGCATCTCCCAGTATAACTTATTGAATTATTTGATCCTAAATAAGGTCAATTACAAGTTGAGGCTTAtcctttttcttattattattatttttttttgataagtaagaaataAGTATATTCAAAAAACTGCTTTATGCAAACTAGAGCAAAACAGAAATTacgaaaaagaaagaaaagcagaaacagaaaggaaaaactaattacaaagacaaagagagctaaggaacaaagaggagagaatcactagatgtgagtccccaaatcctagaccaatcaaaaagggaACCAGTGAAAAGAGCACGCAACTAGTCATCGGATCTATCTAAGTCCTCAAAGGTCCGCCGACTAtgttccctccaaatacaccacatcaaacacaacggaactaaattccaaatggTAGATGAgtgcttccccaaccaattccaccaaccaaagaGGTAATCTGCCATAGATCACGAGGGAACCCATGAAATCCCAAAAGTTCTAAAGACAAAGCTCCACAACCGGTGAGCCTTTCTACAGTGTAACAATAGATGATCCACTGTCTCCCCATTACAACGACACATGATGCACCAATCAACGAAATCAAAGCCCCTAATCGGTAAGTTGTACACGCACCACCTCATGACTTTACCCTACACATTGTTTTTACAAAAGGACAAGACGCTACATGAAGCACAGCGCTGGGGAAGGGGTAAACATCCAAACTTCTAAAAAGTTATTTCTATTGGAAACTGTCTACAATCCATAAGATTGATGCTTTGATTCTCCAATCACCATTCTCATATGTGACAAGAAGCAAACGGAGTGCACCAACAAAAGCTTTAGGATGCAACACCTAGGGTTGGTCGGGGTAAGCACCAAACCATTAGAAAATTCCAAGAGAAATGTtattaatcaatcaaattgttACCTTCTCCATAGGAGTATAATATTGTGTTTATATAGACTACTTGAACAAAACCTCATTTTAATTGAAATACAATTGacttccaaaattaaataaacctaaattaaaataaatatttttttatcacttctcACATCAATGGGAATTGGCTGTACCAAAGCTACaggcaaaagaaaataataacaaaattgtgGTTTTAGTCCAAAAAATTTTCGTTGGCTTAATTTCAGCAAGATCCAACCCAAAGGCACAAATCTACAATGTAACGTACCTTGCTTTTAGCACGGTCTTTTTCCTTCAATTGTTTTTTGTACTTTTCTCTATGGAAGTCCATGAGTTTACAGACAGGTGGATTAGCAGTTCTTTGAACctgtaaacaaaacaaaattgagtTTGCAGAACAGAGataagaaacataaaagtagTTTAATAAATtacagaaattaaaagattgaGCATCCCAGAATCTGCTAAACAAACTTCTTGTCCCAAAAGCTAAAGTTCTCAAGCGCTAATAGCTCCACTTTCACATAGATGCTGACCAGGGCATTTGCTCCAAGCATTAATAGATGCATGGCTAAACACATTAGAGTCcaatacatattttaaaaaaaccaataaaggAAATCAATAATGGTGTTCAAAGGACATTCTTTGCCTCATTTTCACAGGAACCATTACACTAAattattttgggaaaaaaaatgtagataTTATCCAAGATAGTAGTGGAATTAATAAAGGTGGTTCAAAAACTGAGTAAATTACATAGGTAGCATACAAAAGAACACCCACTACCTCTGTACCATTAATTGAACCCTGGATGTCTTAAAAACACCAAGAGGTGCTAACCAGTTAAGCTACAACGCTCTTggcaaagataataaaataccTTAGCAGATCTACTTGCACCCCATGATGGGGTGGGATTGGGTAGGGAAGCAATTTAATCAGGGCAAGGCAGGGTGCATTGTCAAGTTGGTCACAAGTGAAACGTTGGCGAAATTATTCAAAATACACATGTCAAGTAGAATATAACACCTGGCATCAGGATTAAGAACACAACCATgggcacaaatttttttttttggaataggCAAGTAGTGctgttttattaatattaaatgcacaaaaatttcatGTTCACAATGATGAACACAAAGCATAAACAATGTACAAGAATATCAAGTGAAAGATCTAAGAAGCTAGGAACTCAAAAATGGAAGAACATTGTGTTAAACCCCAAGCTCtggaccaatcaaaaagaatGCGCAGAACCAAAGATCGTCCAACATATAAATCCTACCCCAAGCTGCTGTTCACATGACAAATGCCACCCTTTTGGGCACCATGGGCAAATATCATCTCCAAATCTAAAATGTTAGGGTGTAAATCACCTTATCTAggttgatttttatttctttctcgTTAATGTGACACTGAGTCCATTATTTTTTCCCATGATAAACTCCTACTAAGCATTTTCAACTCTCCCACATTAAATGAGCACAGAATATGAGTGTTGCTTATGGTACCCAACCCAACTCACTCAATAAAATGCTCATGTATATCAGTATTACCAATAACCCAACATTCCTTAGATT encodes:
- the LOC126707731 gene encoding translation initiation factor IF3-1, mitochondrial, coding for MAFWCRINRFKLKHLPNQIVQRYYLGNSNASHTNPCVAEKPYWVIHSGPVNFCNNVRFFAAPVQAAKKEKRDTSGPRLNGQIQAPYVRLVAEEGLKEYFKFEDGKTVVVSRQEALECGRKLKLDLVEVQRTANPPVCKLMDFHREKYKKQLKEKDRAKSKSEVSLRKGDCKEVRFSGKTELKDLKMKADQIKRLMERGYRVKCRAMGKEDQDLGGLLSRVSALIEDVCIVESGPLVRETEAHVVVRHVKFGLPKKGGGKKLKVVGDMRAKVATTALEAVDSIDSTEELSSAEYDSETEEEILSDEVELPIPSSMEIPDESFGDKKNAWSVVDAGDNFEEVFRLGDDVNGVTSSSDKQLKTAQETASPSSNVNVSDLLHSMPVTEFTRVDQVPSSPFSPQGPSTGTEKIHKRSEPRNQFPPTKPIENSSPGMRDSVRFEPQFPNLRRQTPVDVKFSPSGAESRQVGTDTSVFQNSKLPPNNMPKQGPSLGAPSTPAPSYGIFSSPTTPRGQGVPAEVHRSREGNPHDAARNPGTIGVSPNENLPNLNSDDSQRPGPDKGGQKAWGVFSRGSSNTMPNMTSKPN